A single Desulfobaculum xiamenense DNA region contains:
- a CDS encoding ChaN family lipoprotein has protein sequence MGLVPSRLAKALIRAGAAAVVAVALCACARTPADPVGGVVRPAVVAPAMPGEMFDATGGPLSMRDFVRRALDVRYVLLGEGHSSACDHAVQAEAIAAIDSAAVAAGRPRPVVGLEMVPRERQDVLDRFNAGELSVEELPTALDWPNVWGHPYALYEPVIRAARERGLPLVALNVPLRLVRAVSTSGLSGLDAGDRALLPDVIIPPREDQRESLREEFERHRMIMNRKGATDDALERFMTSQSLWDSAMAGAAVEAYRAWSRPVVVVVGSGHVEYGWGLGYRLSVLDPGAKALSVVPWRGVEPVDLAQADVFFYCALTHASRLGFSVELQAGGAAITAVEPDSRAAKAGLAVGDVITAAQGMTVVELWVLHKAAIRASREDDGRLRLDVRRDGASREIIIQLTRSRPGGGSAPEADGPK, from the coding sequence GCATGTGCACGCACGCCCGCCGATCCCGTCGGCGGCGTGGTGCGCCCCGCCGTTGTCGCTCCCGCCATGCCCGGCGAGATGTTCGACGCGACGGGCGGCCCGCTGAGTATGCGGGACTTCGTGCGGCGCGCCCTCGACGTCCGCTACGTCCTTCTTGGTGAGGGGCATTCGTCGGCCTGCGACCACGCGGTGCAGGCCGAGGCCATCGCGGCCATCGATTCCGCCGCCGTCGCCGCCGGACGTCCGCGTCCCGTCGTGGGGCTGGAGATGGTCCCGCGCGAGCGGCAGGATGTGCTCGACCGTTTCAACGCCGGGGAACTGTCCGTCGAGGAGCTGCCCACGGCGCTCGATTGGCCGAACGTGTGGGGGCATCCCTACGCGCTGTACGAGCCGGTTATCCGCGCCGCGCGAGAGCGCGGGCTGCCGCTGGTGGCGCTGAACGTGCCGCTGCGGCTTGTCCGGGCCGTTTCGACGTCGGGCCTTTCCGGGCTGGACGCCGGGGACCGCGCGTTGCTGCCGGACGTCATCATCCCCCCGCGCGAGGACCAGCGCGAATCCCTGCGCGAGGAGTTCGAGCGCCATCGCATGATCATGAATCGCAAGGGCGCGACGGACGATGCCCTCGAACGCTTCATGACCTCGCAGTCCCTGTGGGATTCGGCCATGGCCGGTGCCGCCGTGGAGGCGTACCGCGCGTGGTCGCGTCCGGTGGTGGTCGTCGTCGGGTCCGGGCACGTGGAATACGGCTGGGGCCTCGGCTACCGGCTGTCGGTCCTCGATCCCGGCGCGAAGGCGCTGTCCGTCGTGCCGTGGCGCGGGGTGGAGCCTGTGGACCTTGCGCAGGCCGATGTCTTCTTTTATTGCGCATTGACCCATGCCAGCCGCCTCGGCTTCAGCGTGGAGCTGCAAGCCGGCGGAGCCGCCATCACTGCGGTGGAGCCGGATTCCCGCGCCGCAAAGGCCGGGCTGGCCGTGGGCGACGTCATCACCGCCGCGCAGGGGATGACGGTCGTCGAACTGTGGGTGCTGCACAAGGCTGCCATCCGCGCCTCGCGCGAGGACGACGGACGTCTGCGCCTCGATGTGCGCCGCGACGGCGCGTCCCGCGAAATCATCATTCAACTCACCAGATCCCGTCCGGGAGGGGGCTCGGCCCCGGAGGCGGACGGACCGAAATAG
- the mutM gene encoding bifunctional DNA-formamidopyrimidine glycosylase/DNA-(apurinic or apyrimidinic site) lyase: MPELPEVQTIARGLMTELRGRRIMSFELLSSGAVEKGRGAMSPAQMSRYLPGALIRRVWRRGKMLCIDLITKREPLLHMCFHLKMTGRLVVVPAGSEPDRHTRIVFRLNDGRALHFADARKFGYCRVMAPDDLDRWPFYATLGPEPLEIGEDAFLRLFEGRRSQVKSLLLDQHFIAGIGNIYADESLFRAGILPHAQADSVEPQRLRALHSAIHDVLTEAIAANGSSISDYRDAHGDSGAFQNDFRVYGRYGEPCRICQTTLERRTVAGRTSTYCPTCQH, encoded by the coding sequence ATGCCCGAACTTCCAGAAGTCCAGACCATTGCCCGCGGCCTCATGACCGAGCTTCGCGGGCGGCGCATCATGTCCTTCGAACTGCTCTCCTCGGGAGCGGTGGAGAAGGGGCGTGGTGCGATGTCCCCGGCCCAGATGTCCCGATACCTGCCCGGCGCGCTCATCCGTCGCGTGTGGCGCAGGGGGAAGATGCTGTGCATCGACCTGATCACCAAGCGCGAGCCGCTGTTGCACATGTGCTTCCACCTCAAGATGACCGGAAGGCTGGTCGTTGTGCCCGCCGGGAGCGAACCGGACAGGCACACGCGCATCGTCTTTCGGCTCAATGACGGCCGCGCCCTGCATTTCGCGGACGCCCGCAAGTTCGGCTACTGCCGCGTCATGGCCCCGGACGATCTCGACCGCTGGCCCTTTTACGCGACGCTTGGCCCCGAGCCGCTGGAGATTGGTGAGGACGCCTTTCTGCGGCTGTTCGAGGGACGGCGCAGTCAGGTGAAGTCCCTGCTGCTCGACCAGCACTTCATCGCGGGAATCGGCAACATCTATGCGGACGAGTCCCTGTTCCGGGCTGGCATCCTGCCTCATGCGCAGGCGGACTCCGTGGAGCCGCAGCGGCTGCGTGCCCTGCACAGCGCCATTCACGACGTGCTGACCGAGGCCATCGCCGCCAACGGCAGTTCCATCAGCGACTACCGCGACGCCCACGGCGATTCCGGAGCCTTCCAAAACGATTTCAGGGTTTACGGCCGCTACGGCGAGCCGTGC